The following are encoded in a window of Trichomycterus rosablanca isolate fTriRos1 chromosome 13, fTriRos1.hap1, whole genome shotgun sequence genomic DNA:
- the map7a gene encoding ensconsin, protein MPAPCMSVALQQRKWRQAGKVANPNLILQEEGKIKMTRKGTGMDVKSKQEQNRPSYNSSVETPPNIINHRKNENPAESNMLKVDERLRLARERREENLRQLALRERGWLARDERARRYYEKHLEERRKKLEEQRQREERRRMAVEEKRKQRLKEEKERFVSVVQKTMARSQKTKPKTARSSQRGASSGKNNIINVSCHSMNNTSAQKSVQSPATSTHRNVIRPGLIRGKHQTSSKEAKSEKNKLQSLTDTARVNSTPGRVKQNKPVSLLTGLPVRQMSPRQECLPALTEEEDLKLETIPSYHQPQKCEAAPSNVHEVGCKGPAWKNIDSTGSLVPPACPYTATEPSIHSAGVQSRPQAGTTDPEKASRLLSEKRRQARMQREREEEECRLKEERREREGLGCQKAHEWVRQEAETLELQEQKRIREEEKQINAENENTQQQEEEKQKLQHQKEEEDAQQRQVAEQRRIERESRFQREETERQERKKRLEEIMKRTRKTDAAEKKVVSSNLIIKETLPDEIMKPIHSLPLEEVIRLPGTASVSKMGLDNEEDILPVVAFKERRSIRTITGLEEIQSHQRAEVI, encoded by the exons ATGCCAGCTCCATGTATGAGTGTGGCATtgcaacagagaaagtggaggcAAGCTGGCAAGGTTGCAAACCCAAATCTCATCCTTCAAGAGGAGGGCAAGATTAAGATGACCAGGAAAG GGACTGGGATGGATGTAAAGTCTAAACAGGAACAAAATCGACCAAGCTATAACTCATCTGTGGAAACACCACCAAACATCATTAACCACAGAAAAAATGAAAACCCTGCTG AATCAAACATGCTAAAGGTGGATGAGAGATTGCGACTGGCTCGTGAACGGAGAGAGGAGAACCTCAGGCAGCTTG CATTACGGGAGCGAGGCTGGCTGGCCCGAGACGAGAGAGCCAGGAGGTACTATGAAAAGCACCTGGAGGAACGTCGGAAAAAGCTGGAGGAGCAGAGACAGAGGGAGGAGAGGAGGAGAATGGCGGTGGAGGAAAAACGCAAACAAAGGCTCAAAGAGGAGAAA GAGCGCTTTGTATCGGTGGTACAGAAAACCATGGCGAGGAGCCAGAAAACAAAACCGAAAACAGCCCGTTCGTCACAGAGAGGAgcaagcagtggtaaaaacaacaTTATAAATG TTTCATGCCACTCTATGAACAATACCAGCGCACAGAAATCCGTACAGAGCCCTGCCACATCTACACACCGCAATGTTATCAGACCTGGGCTGATCAGAGGCAAGCATCAGACCTCCAGTAAAGAAGCG AAATCGGAAAAAAATAAGCTGCAGTCACTTACTGACACTGCTAGAGTCAATTCTACACCTGGAAGAGTCAAGCAGAACAAGCCAGTATCCTTATTAACAGG ACTGCCAGTGAGACAAATGTCACCCAGACAGGAGTGTTTGCCAGCCCTGACTGAGGAAGAGGATTTAAAACTAGAGACTATACCTTCCTACCATCAGCCTCAGAAGTGTGAAGCAGCTCCTTCGAATGTACATGAGGTTGGATGTAAAGGACCAGCCTGGAAAAACATTGATTCTACTGGATCCCTGGTACCACCGGCCTGCCCCTATACTGCTACTG AGCCCAGCATTCATAGTGCTGGAGTTCAGAGCAGACCCCAAGCGGGAACCACAGACCCTGAGAAGGCGTCTCGTCTGCTATCAGAGAAGAGACGACAAGCCCGAATGCAGAGGGAGAGAGAAGAAGAGGAATGCCGGCTGAAGGAAGAAAG ACGAGAGAGAGAGGGGCTGGGTTGTCAGAAAGCTCATGAATGGGTTAGGCAGGAGGCTGAGACACTCGAACTGCAGGAGCAGAAGAGGATaagagaagaagaaaaacaaataaatgcagaaaatgaaaacaCTCAGCAGCAGGAGGAGGAGAAACAAAAACTTCAGCATCAG AAGGAAGAGGAGGATGCTCAGCAGAGGCAGGTAGCGGAGCAGCGGAGGATTGAGAGAGAGAGTCGATTTCAGAGAGAAGAGACTGAACGACAGGAAAGGAAGAAG CGACTAGAAGAAATTATGAAAAGAACTAGAAAAACAGATGCTGCTGAGAag AAAGTTGTTTCATCTAATTTGATAATAAAAGAAACCCTGCCGGATGAGATCATGAAGCCCATTCACAGCCTTCCCTTAGAGGAAGTGATCAGGCTGCCTGGCACTGCCAGTGTCTCAAAAATGGGCTTAGACAATGAGGAGGATATTCTTCCTGTAGTGGCCTTCAAGGAGCGTCGGTCCATCCGGACAATCACAGGCCTAGAGGAGATCCAGTCTCATCAAAGAGCGG AAGTAATCTGA